From the Endozoicomonas sp. Mp262 genome, the window ATTCTTTCCCTGGGCCACTGGTTTGAGCTTGTTGTTTAGGTGTGGCTACAGATATATTCTGATTATCCTTTGCTTCGCTATCTTCTTCGGCAGATGGTGATGCTGAAGAGGGGGGAGTGGCTTGGGGGTTGTCCAGACTCTGCAGGAAGTCTTTTTCAATGACATGAAGCTCTTCTATGAATTCATTAATGCCATTTTCGTCATAAGCTTCTCCTGATGCTGTGGCCTTGGCGATAGATCCCATATAATCAATGGATTTGAAGCAGGCATCGATTATATGTGAGGGAGGGGTGATTGAGTCTTGTTTAAAACGGGTAAACAAGTCTTCCATCACATGGGCAATATCTCCGATATTGCGCAGGTCTACCCCCCGTGCTGCTCCTTTGATGTTATGGGCAGCCCTGAATACAGCATCAATGGTGGCTGCATAATTCGGGTCATCACCGGTTTCCAGTTTAAGCAGGCCATCGGTAATTTGCTGAGACTGGTCATCCAGCTCAATGACAAATGTATCTATGAGTACTTTAAGTAGTTCAGGATCCAGATCCATAACTTAGGCTCGCCCTTATATTTTAAACAGGCTGACATTACTACTTAAACCCTGCGCCAACTTGGCCAGACCATTGGCAATACCCTTGGTTTGGTCTGATGATTCTACAAACTGGGAGGTCACTGAGTTAATCTCGGTGATGGCCGTATTGATTTGATCTATACCGGTCACTTCCTGGCGTACCGCTGTGACTATCTGTCGGCTTGCCGAGCTGGCTTCCTGGATCACATCACTCAGGTTATGCATGGTGAGACCGGTTTTATTAACCAGATCCACCCCGATATCCACCCCTTTACTGCCTTCTTCGGTTGCCATGACTGCCCGGTCTGTGGCATGGCGAATGTCCTCCAGGATTTTCTGGACCTGGGCTGTGGACTGCTGTGACTGCTCAGCAAGCTCTTTAACCTCTGTGGCCACAACGCCAAAGCCCTTGCCTGCTTCCCCAGCTTTAGCCGCTTCAATGGATGCATTAAGAGCCAGCATTTTCAGCTGTTGGGCCAGGCCGTTGACAACATCGGTAATTTCACCTATTTGCTGGGTCTGTTCTGATAGGGACAGAATAGTATGGGCAATACCTTCTACTTTCTCGCGGATCGCTTCCATACCGGTGACCGTGTCTTCAACTGCTTTTTTTCCCTGCTCACTTTCTTCCTGGGTTCTTGCGGCAATTTTTCCCAGATTTTGTGCCATCTCCAGCGTCTGGGCTGAAGTTGCCCTGATTTGAGACATGGTGCTGGTGGTTTCATTCAGTGCTGCCGCTTGTTGGGAAATGCCGTTGGATTGAGAGGTGACAGCACTTTGTACATCACCCACATTAACCTGTAACTGACTACTGGCATCCCGGGTTTGTCCGACCATGGTAGAGAGGTTTTCCACCATGGCATTCAGGCTGCGGCCAAGATTGCCAAGGCTGTCATTTTCATTGATGACATCGATTCTTGATTTTAAGTCACCATCAGCGACTTTTTGGATGAAATCACCATAAGCGTTTACCTTTAACTCCAGCTGTTTATTAGCTTCCAGCTTTCCGGCAAAGTCAGCAATATAGGTGTCCATAACCAGTTGGGTATCGAGATTCAGTATCTTGTAAACCGAATTCAGGGCATCCTGCATTTTGCCAGGAGAAAAACGGTATTTTTTACAAATAATCTTGGTAATCTCGGCGCTGTAAATACTGTAGGCTCCCAGATACCAGCGTGGAGAGAGGCCTATGGCATTGTGTACCTGGCCAATTCGGCAGCGCCCCTTAAAGTATTGATCGTCATAACTACCACTGAACAGGTTGATAAGGTAGCCTTGCATGGATTGCTTTAGTCTGGAAACTGTGGATCCTGCGGTGTCAATAATTCCCATCAGTTCACTGTATTGGCTAATACGGTCGTAAAAAAGTTCAATTAACCTGGGAACCTGAGGTTCAACCAACGGTTTCAGTTGTAGCAAAATTTCCGCATTGCTATCAGTAAATTGAATAAATGCCTTGCGCTCACTGATATCCATTAAGGCCGGGTTCGATGGGGAACCGGCTTGCTCATCCATTTGCAGACTCTTCATATCCATCCCTGTTGGTGTTTCTCTTTCTGGTTATTTTACATATAGACTGTCATCACTTAGCAGTAGAGCCAGATCCAGAATGGCAATTCTGCCCAGATATATACCTTTAATATATTCCAGTTTGGTCACTGATTGTGAGGGAAGTGGTGGAACCAGTAATTCTGGATCATAACAGTCATTCACATCAATTTCGTCTGCCAGTATTCCTGCTGTTACACCTCCATTTTTGACAACAATAATTTTTTCGTCACTGGATTCTTTAGGCTCAGCACTGAAAAAGGGGTGAAGCTTGAGGACGGTAATCAGAGTGCCGCGCCAGTTAGTAACTCCGGCAATATAGGACGGTGTACAGGGAACTTTGAATATTTGTTTAGCTTGTATAATTTCTTCAAGAAAAGGGTAGGGTATACCATACTGTTCGTCTTCCCCTACAAGAAAGCGAATGTACTCAACGGTATTGTTGTCCTGGGTGCCTTCATCTCCAGTATCTGATACGGATAGGGCTTCAGCACGTTTTTGCAGGGTTTCACGGGCCCGCTCACTCTTTGGCAGGTAATCATAGGCTGATTCAATAGCAGTGGACGACTCCACTGTATTATCTGTTAATGGTGCTGGAACCGGCTTTTTCTCTGGTATAGGATCTTCCATATCCTTGGTGCACTCACTTTAAGTCCTGGATTGTTGCGATACATATCCGTATGAAAAACAATACATTGATTGAGCCACACAGGTGGTCATGACAGCCGACTAATTTAATTATCTTACATTATTATTGAGCGTTTCTACTAGTTGTGGCTTTGAAAAAAAATTAGGGGCTTGAGGTTATTTCAATTTTAGTTTTTATCAGGGTTACTAAATCACCATAGGATATTTCGGGCCAGCCCATAACGGCTTCATCTACCGGGAAGACCGTGATTTCATTGAGGATAGCATTCAGGTGTTTGCGAGCTTTTTCGTAGTCGTCTTTTTTTATGAAATACAGGCTTTTCTGAAATCTGGCTTGTAAATCATCCGGGTTAAGAAACAAGGCCCTGCGTAACGCCAGTTCTGCATCCTCCAGCTGGTTTAGTTCCATATAGATCCAGGCATGGAGGCAGTAGTACGATATATTTTCTGGATCTGAGGTAATCAGCTGTGTGCAAAGAGCATCAGCCTGATCAAGATTTCCGGTATTGGCCAGGTGTGAAGCTTCCTTATAAATAGCCTTATGGCAGGTTTTGGGTTTAGGTGTTGGCTCTTTACGCGGTATTTTAGGTGCGGCCTTAGGGCTGGTAGTGGCTTGAATGTCGGGTGAACGCGTTATTTTGAGGGGGGAAGGTGTGTCATGAAGACCAGTGAATGAGGGCAATTCTTTGATGAAACCACGATACTCAGGATTAATGGATTTCATGTCCAAAGGCATAATGTCGTGGGGGTCATTGGCTCCAAGCATTAAAATGCCACCTAGGTTTAAACATTCACTAAACTGGCTGAGAATCTTTTCCCGGGCTTCTTTATGCAAGTAAATAAAAACGTTGCGGCAAAAGATAATATCCAGATTGGTTGTTGCATTGGCCGGGTTGGGGAAGGAATCACTGGTTAAGTTCATCCATTTGAAGTGGGACTGGGATCGCAGTGATTGCTTTAGTTGATAGGGGCGGAGGCGATCCTGGTGATCAAAGTCAAAAAACTGGCTTTTCATTTTTTTATCACAGGTACGAAGCGACCATTCACTGTAGTGAGCGGATTTTGCTATTTCCAGAACCTGGTTGCTGATATCTGTACCCAGAAAATAGAGTTTCCATCGATTAGCATCAGTGAGCTGCTGGTGTAGCAGTATGGCCAGGGTATAAAGCTCCTGCCCTTCGCTACATCCTGCGCTCCATATTTTGAAAGTAAAATCACCTCTTTCTCTTTTGTCTTTTATTAGCTTGGGCAGATATTGCATCTTTATATAATCAAGCTGGTTACTGTCCCTGAAAAAATAGCTTTCATTGATGCTGATGCCGTCGGCAAGGTATTTAAATTCGCTGGAATCTCCCGTGCACTTTTTGAGTGATTGGAGATAGTCTTGGGCATGGGGAAGTTGGTAGCGCTGGCAGGCATCATCTATCAGTTTGGCTAGGCTGGGCAGTTGGTGTTCATGCACTTCAATGCCGGCTTTTTGATAAATGATATCAATGAACTGCTTTTCCAATAGGGAGTCGAGTCGAGTATTGAGTGCTTTACTTTGCATTTCTGTTTTCCTGAAAATCTCCCATGATAATCCTGTTGATACGTTCAATATCCAACAAGTAAGCTAATCCATATTCAGAGTTGACTGTACTAAGGAAAGGCTGGTTAGACTGCTCGAATTTTGACTGCAATTGAAACCGGGCTTCAGGGTAAGAGGCAATACCATCAATTCCACAGGTTAGCAGGCCAATATCGCCATCTTTACCATTGCAAATGATATAGCAGGCATCCAGGCTGTGTTTCTTTCCGGATGAAACATTAAGATGAAAAGCCAGGTCTATAATTGGAACACCATGGCCATTTAAATTTAACAGGCCAACCGTTGATGGGGACTCACTGGGTAAACGCTGAACTGAAGCGATGGGAACAACTCTTTCGATATGCTGGAGATCCATACAGCAATTGAGAGAGGCCTGCCTGAAATGCAATACTGTGCTCATTTGTTCAACATCACAGTCTACATTGTCTTCCAGCAAGTCCATAAACATACCTCCTTGATACAAAACGTCATAAAGTTGACGTAAATCCAATGTAAGACATTGCCTGTTAATACTTTAATTAAAGCCTATTCCTGTCCATAAGAAAGGTTTTTGCTCTTTGGCTCAGGGAGTATGTCTTTTTCTGATGCTCTTGATGATATCAATCCATACTTTTTTTAAGTTTGGCTGAGTATTGTCCTGGAAGGGGACGGGCCGAC encodes:
- a CDS encoding methyl-accepting chemotaxis protein, with the protein product MKSLQMDEQAGSPSNPALMDISERKAFIQFTDSNAEILLQLKPLVEPQVPRLIELFYDRISQYSELMGIIDTAGSTVSRLKQSMQGYLINLFSGSYDDQYFKGRCRIGQVHNAIGLSPRWYLGAYSIYSAEITKIICKKYRFSPGKMQDALNSVYKILNLDTQLVMDTYIADFAGKLEANKQLELKVNAYGDFIQKVADGDLKSRIDVINENDSLGNLGRSLNAMVENLSTMVGQTRDASSQLQVNVGDVQSAVTSQSNGISQQAAALNETTSTMSQIRATSAQTLEMAQNLGKIAARTQEESEQGKKAVEDTVTGMEAIREKVEGIAHTILSLSEQTQQIGEITDVVNGLAQQLKMLALNASIEAAKAGEAGKGFGVVATEVKELAEQSQQSTAQVQKILEDIRHATDRAVMATEEGSKGVDIGVDLVNKTGLTMHNLSDVIQEASSASRQIVTAVRQEVTGIDQINTAITEINSVTSQFVESSDQTKGIANGLAKLAQGLSSNVSLFKI
- a CDS encoding chemotaxis protein CheW, whose amino-acid sequence is MEDPIPEKKPVPAPLTDNTVESSTAIESAYDYLPKSERARETLQKRAEALSVSDTGDEGTQDNNTVEYIRFLVGEDEQYGIPYPFLEEIIQAKQIFKVPCTPSYIAGVTNWRGTLITVLKLHPFFSAEPKESSDEKIIVVKNGGVTAGILADEIDVNDCYDPELLVPPLPSQSVTKLEYIKGIYLGRIAILDLALLLSDDSLYVK
- a CDS encoding chemotaxis protein CheW is translated as MDLLEDNVDCDVEQMSTVLHFRQASLNCCMDLQHIERVVPIASVQRLPSESPSTVGLLNLNGHGVPIIDLAFHLNVSSGKKHSLDACYIICNGKDGDIGLLTCGIDGIASYPEARFQLQSKFEQSNQPFLSTVNSEYGLAYLLDIERINRIIMGDFQENRNAK